The Mya arenaria isolate MELC-2E11 chromosome 15, ASM2691426v1 genomic sequence AAATGGATCATCACCACAGAAGTTTGTGCCCAAAGAAATTCGGAGGGAAAACCACAAATGTGCATCTTTCAGAGGAGATAAGGGAAGACCCATCTCACAATAGTGCTACAAAGGGTCATGTGTTAATATCGTCCGATGAAATGGTGCTCATGCAAACCGCCAAGGCGAGTGTAGGCAATAGAGACACATCAGTTCATGAAACAACTCGATTGTTGTTTGATTCGGGATCACAAAGGACGTATATCACGGAACGACTAGCTAACAAACTAGGTTTAAAACCTACAGCCGAACAGGAACTGAAGCTTGTTACGTTCGGAAGTGAACATACAAAGGTAATAAAGACAAAATCAGTGAACATTGACATTACCTTAAAGGACGGATCCTGTATGAAGTTGACAGCAAATGTAGTGCCTACAATAAGTGGAACAATTCAGAGGAATCCATTGACGAAGGTGCTTTCAAAACAAATGGAACATTTGATTAATAGTGTAGACCTATCAGATACTATTCCAAGAGCTCAGGAAACCACAACAATTGATGTCTTGATTGGGAATGACTATTACTTAGATATTGTGTTACCCCAACGAATAGAGATTGAACCCGGACTGTATTTGTTATCTTCAAAACTTGGATGGATTTTAACAGGCCGTTTGAGTGAAGTTGAAAGTGGAACTGATACACTGAGCATGTTTGTGTTGACGCATGGTACAGACATCACAAAACAAAGTACATTTTCAAGCTTAGATGCTGCAATTCCTACTAAGCCAGATTTGGAAGATTTCTGGAACATCGAGTCGATTGGCATAATTGACAATGTGGACAAGTCCGATGATGACATCGCCATGCGAAAATTCCAGGACACCGTTAGATTTGACGATGGTCGCTATCAAGTTACATGGCCATGGCGTGAAGAAGATTTCGAACTGCCATCTATCCGACAACTTGCTCTTGGTCGTCTGAGGTCCACAGTGGCGAGAATGTGTAAAAGACCAGAGCTTTTCAAAAAGTACAACACAGTGATTGAGGATCAGTTGGAAAAGGGTGTTATTGAAAAGGTGAACTTTGGAGACCAGGATGGCGTGGTTCACTATATTCCCCACCACGCGGTTATTACACCACAAAAAACGACCACCAAATTACGAGTAGTGTACGACGCGTCCGCGAAGACACGAAATGAGAACCACAGTCTTAATGAATGTTTGTATCGTGGTCCAGTGATTTTGCAACAGTTGTGCGGGATGCTTATACGATTCCGTATGCACAGGATAGCAATTACTGCTGATATAGAGAAGGCCTTCCTTCAAATAGGATTACAATTAGACCAACGAGATGTTACCAGATTTCTCTGGTTGAAGAACTGTGAAACACCGACGGTGGACAAGGATAAATTCAAGAGTTTCGTTTTCGTCGAGTCCCGTTTGGTGTTATTTCAAGCCCATTTCTTTTAGGCGCAACGGTGCAAACACATATGGACAAATACAGTACAAGTTTTGCGCAACAAGTGAAAGATAACATCTACGTAGACAATTTGATAACTGGAACTAACACTGATGGTGAAGCAATATGTTTTTACAAAGAAGTGAAATCAATATTCAAAGAAGCATCAATGAACTTACGAGAGTGGATGACTAATAGTGAAATAGTTAATCAATACATTCCCAGTAATGACAGAGCTGACGGAAAACCAATGACTGTTCTTGGATTATATTGGAATCCAAAGGAAGATACAATTGCACTAAAACCTACGGAAGCCCATGAAGTCGAGACTATAACCAAGCGTGTTATCCTGAAAGTCGTAGCTTCAACATTTGATCCGCTTGGATTATTTTCTCCAGTAACTTTGAATGGAAAGCTGCTGATGCAACAGCTGTGGAAAGAGAAGCTTGATTGGGATGATATCGTTTCAGATGAACATGTCCAAGAGTGGAAAACAATCAAGCTCGATCTTGAAAGGATACCCACCTTCAAATTGAAAAGATGTGTTACCAATGAAGCTGATGACAGTGTGACCTACAGTTTGGTGTGTTTTTGTGACGCCTCTGAAAGGGCGTATTCGTCGGCTATTTATCTTCGCCAAATAACCGACAGGGCCATCAAAGTAGAGCTTATCTTTTCTAAGGCAAGACTTGCTCCTGTGAAAGGAATGACCATTCCAAAATTA encodes the following:
- the LOC128220096 gene encoding uncharacterized protein LOC128220096, whose protein sequence is MSNLSTIKAVHTRYVNTLSKEIETAQRLISGEGLEEEREINIALGDKCSKLLKCYSEKVETQMGKLLDLMGDSDAKSADSVVEKDCEILREAERYIIELEQLGERLIQKPKQETEKSQMIELQKQMQDLLHVQMQQQRDLMVRQEKRDSQQKSCVKLPKLDLCPFNGDKLKWTQFWDAFECTVHDNKNLSKIEKFNYLQTKIVGEAKQAIAGLALSNENYTVAIDILKQRFGNPQEAVDLHYKRLMNMPAPNGKVDSLRAYLDTVEKHLRSLEVLHEDIEQHVFVSMIRSKLSGDVLRQIELKKGSKVKWTVHGLIDALREYILACEHADDKDKLEKASDNTRVGAHKFQKPQERPQYSTYQSHRSERPFHKPLTSAETLYANVKGKSAGNFQIKCRYCNDRHWSDECLRYKGIEDRKKKLHGSCFKCLKEGHTARECKTKKLCVHCGEMDHHHRSLCPKKFGGKTTNVHLSEEIREDPSHNSATKGHVLISSDEMVLMQTAKASVGNRDTSVHETTRLLFDSGSQRTYITERLANKLGLKPTAEQELKLVTFGSEHTKVIKTKSVNIDITLKDGSCMKLTANVVPTISGTIQRNPLTKVLSKQMEHLINSVDLSDTIPRAQETTTIDVLIGNDYYLDIVLPQRIEIEPGLYLLSSKLGWILTGRLSEVESGTDTLSMFVLTHGTDITKQSTFSSLDAAIPTKPDLEDFWNIESIGIIDNVDKSDDDIAMRKFQDTVRFDDGRYQVTWPWREEDFELPSIRQLALGRLRSTVARMCKRPELFKKYNTVIEDQLEKGVIEKVNFGDQDGVVHYIPHHAVITPQKTTTKLRVVYDASAKTRNENHSLNECLYRGPVILQQLCGMLIRFRMHRIAITADIEKAFLQIGLQLDQRDVTRFLWLKNCETPTVDKDKFKSFVFVESRLVLFQAHFF